The genomic segment tattatactcttttcaggcccgtacccagggaggGTGCAGGGAGGTGTAACAGCGGTGGTTAGCAATAGACGTGCCATTTGTAGACTAtaaaacaagcaaataagataaaaaaatctagatcATCCTGATATGCATTAATCTATACGTCAGAGGTTTTTGaagccaaccccccccccccccccccccccacacacacacacacacacacacacacacacactttttctgattttgcACCCTCCCAGAAGAAAATCCTGGGTAAGAgcctgctttttttttaacatttctgATACCTGCCCTCCTGActacatacatttttttttgctgttggGATCTTTAGGGAATCCTTACTAATGTGTATACTCTATTAGACAACAGTAGCCTTTGCCATAGGTGTGGTCACCATGAGGTGTCTAGCCATAACAGGGCAGAGCATAAGAAGTCCAGTGCTCATGATAGCTAGGGTGTATGCCCATGATATACTACATTGTCCAGGGTTGAACATGTCAGTCAAACCGCAGTGCTGTGAGACAAACTGTGACTTAAAACCCAATGGAAACATCACAAGACTGATGACCAGGAAAATAACTGTGGAGGGAACAAGAACAGATGTTTAGTTTGTTATGGCATGGGTTAAAGAACACATGATCAGTTTGTTGCAGCATGGGTAATAGAACACATGTTTAGTTTGTTGCAGCATGGGTAATAGAACACATGATCAGTTTGTTGCAGCATGGGTGAAAGAACACATGGTCAGTTTGTTGCAGCtttggtgatagtgatagaaCACATGATCAGTTTGTTGCAGCATGGGTGATACATAGAACACACAATCAGTTTGTTGCAGCATAGGTGATAGAACACATGATCAGTTTGTTGCAGCATGGGTAATAGAACACATGATCAGTTTGTTGCAGCAGAATTTAAACTATGAGAGAAGCCAACcaaagaaaagtttttttatttggggAACAGACTGCAGGTAGTAAACCTCTGAAATATTATCCTTAAAAGAGGCTAGACAATATACCATCAAAAAAACCTATTTTACAGCTATCTTTGTGGAGAGAGCTCTAGGATTAGGCTCTTATTGTGATTTCATTTCTGAATGCTCTTGTTTAGTATAGTTATCTTACCTGCCGATATCTGCACCACGCCTGCCACTCCAAACACTGATCTTTTACACACTTTCTTAAAGCAACATGAGATATGGGCCAGCAGTATTGCCACTAAAAGTAACAGGACTCCTATTCCATAGAGCACAACCGAAAACTTCCAAAACAGTGATGGAATTCCATGGAAGCTTGAATAAAACTTGCAGTTCTTGAAATCACTCCACTCATCCATTTCAAGTATTGATTCCAAGTTTCTCTTGATGCAAAATCTTAGCAGGCCAAATGCAACAAAGGAACTGTTATCGGATGAGACGTCATCTGGATCGGGAACTCGTTCAAACCAGAAAGGTGAGATGATGGCCAGAGAGCATGCACCAGTGAACAGGACAGACAGAACGGTCCATAGAACTGACACACATGACATCTGCGAAAAGcagaaataattatttaatatatatacatatttcaaataaagttGCCAGTGCAAATGGaattaaaaagaaactaaTACTGTACGCTACTTATTGTATTAATTAGTAAGAATAATCACATGATCTATCCACATTTTCATGTTTTCAGTTGAAATATGACAAGGTTCAAGTACCGATTTGGTTGCCTTGCTAAAACTCGTAACCGCTTATCCTGCTGTGGATCTGATTGCCTTGCTTGCTCTCGCATGCTAACAGGGCCCTAAAATTGAGggtgttgtcctaaacagggtcctTCAATCAAGGGTGtcgtcctaaacagggtatggtttttcagaatttttgtcctaaacagggtcagGTTTCAAAACCCCCAGCGGCACCCCTATACTCAAACATAGGCTGAgtacctccccctccccaagagCATCCTCCACTAAGGTTCTCCctttactatttttttatgtccCTATATCTGTTTTCTcactattcttttttttttgctatacTATCCATTTCGTCTTATATGTAAATTAAAATCTTCTTAGGTATTCCCTTCGCCCTCCCTTCCTTGCTTGTCTCTCGTTCCTctcctatttttttattgtaatcaCTTGTTTATAACATTCATTGTTGAGTCTTCAGACATTCCTAACAATTCCACCCCTAACCCGGTGCACACCCACCCATCCTGGTGTGTAGGGGGGAGAGAGAGTGTGAATCACTCCAAAAGGAATAGCGCTATCAGCGTTATCTTGACCTCGCATTTGATTTTTATCGGTTTGGAAATCTTGAAGAGAGTGAAGTTAAGAAGTTTGAACTGAAAGAGTTTTTCAAGAATCACCATCTTAAAACCACTAGGAGGAGGAAATACAGAGATAAAAATATGCATTTTCATTTGAATTTTGATGAAATCGTTTACACCTGTCCTTAAACTGATGTAAATGATTCATGAGAGGTAATTTCTAATATTCTTTGTGTTACAGCCTAATAACAAATACCGTGCCCTCTGTTGACTTAAAACTCTATTCCTAGGTAAATGGATATCAATAATAGATAACCTTCTACGCTTTGAAATCCGCCGTGTTTTAGTAAGATAACTGGGAATGTGTATATAGTACTTGTTAGCTGTCATTATTATGCTCCTTTCTAAACCGTGCAAGCTTCTGTTCCATACATACAAAGACGACTTTTACAAGTTAAAGCACCTTAAACATTTTCTCACGTTCTCAAGGGCGCTCAGCTAAGGTAACAGCCACTTGATATGGCTAATGGAGGGATCCGAAATTCCCCCTGGGCTGACATCTCTAATAATCTAGCGTGCTTAGTCAATACACGAGGATGTTGtttggtctttttttttttagtttgtttgTCGACGTGTCAAATTGTAAAAGCCGAGCGAACAATACCCGTTAATATGATTATAAACCTTGTTCTTATCGCCGCACTATTGCCGCTGATGTCCATCAATACCATCCTTGTCAAACTTTATTAGCACCGTGACTAATTGGCGATacattcatattttttttcaacctaATGTTTGTAGGAAAACCCAATCAGAAGTCAGGAACACCATTCAAATGTTTTGGAACTCAATCGACTGCTAAACTAAATTATCCTTTCACAAAACGTGATATCATGTTATCCTAGGACATGCTTATTCGGAGTGCGTGGGTTCAAACCCGGCCTCTTGATTTTGGCAAGAAATATAGAAAGTCAAAATGCAATTTCAAGATCAACTCTGAACCGCATATCAAACGCAACCACTAGTCAAGCTTGTAATTTTTTAATcattagaatttttttaattcgagttCTCTTTGTGGATATGTTCACGATTCGCTAAGCTGTTGATCCTACAGAAAGCCTTAGCCCCCTGTATTTTCCATTAAAACTGCATCACAGATCATGCCAAACAGTTAATTTAAAGGCACGCTGAACGGAAGCCCTCAAGCGCTGCGGCCAGGCTAGAAATAATCATGTTCAATTTCGTAAGAAGTTTGCATTCATTCATGTAGCACCAAGCAGAGTTCATTCAACAAATGCCGATATGTGCCACACACTTCTTTCTATCACCTCCATACACCATAGCCACATCAGATTGCATCAGAGCACTCAACTGTGTGTTAGTAATTCTCTACTTATACTTCTAATACCCTCGAAGTGTGCGAGATTGTACGCTCTGGCCCCTggatatttgtttttgctttgttctAATTTTGAACTTACCGATAACACTTTATTACTGCACGCAATAGAAAGTCCTCCCTTTGAGACGCCGGCTCATATATTAGCAGACAATTCGCCTACGTTCTGTTAAAATATCTGAATATAGATATCGCGACTTTGTGAAAGTCTTACCTTTTGCGGCGCGCTACGAATACAAACACTTCTGTGGAGCAGCTAGCAAACTCGTTCACAACGAGATGTCAACATCCTCTCGGATAACTACTTTTGTGTAAAATTAGATCGCTTCTTTTAGAGTCGCAAGCAGATTTTTTACATCACAAAGGAGAGGAAGGACTGTCTCTTACTCGAACAGCTTTCATTGACTTTCCCTTTCGTGTGTTATTTCCGTTGTGGCTTATCGCTGAAAAGATTCCCGCCACGGCTTCTTtgttgttctttgtttccatctCTGTGTGATTGATTTTCTGATGACAGCTGGACCCAGTCTCTTTCTCTGGCATTTTTTTATACCGGAAGTGCCATTTCCCAATACTACCAAAGCACAAGGGCAAATCGAACAGAGTTGGTTAGGCTAAATTCtgctaaaaaaacaaaaaaaaatcctctaGTGTGGCTGAAATGTGCCTTGTTTGCGGCGCGCTTTCCGTGTTTGATTAGAAAATCCGGTTGCATAATCTGAGCTACTAGAGACCTTTAGATCCGTGGACCAGGTCCACGACCAGGACGAGTTTTGGCCGCGCGCGCACTGGTACTACAGACTAGTCCTCGGCCTGGTTGTCGTCAAATTGCAACATTTAGATAGTAAACAAACCGTCGGAATGCAATTTTATTAAGTTTGTTCATAGTTTGGCCATGTTTGAGCCATGTTCTCCAAGAAAAACATTCTAACATCTTCAATTATGCTATACCTCGACGATTTTTTGGAGGAGGAAGATGTCATTCGAGTTATCTTGGAgcaaaatcggaaaaatcctgcCATTCCTCACGAGAATTACAGTCGGATCGAGGAGACACTCGGTGATATGTCTGAGGCTGAACTAAAGGCTGAGTTTAGGTTCGGTCGTGGCGAAATTGACCTGCTTCTCGAAGCTCTTCAAATCCCGGAGTCATTCAAGTGCATCAATGGAACTGTTTCTTCTGGTTTAGAAGGACTATTGACTATTGATGTTTTTGAGGAGGTTTGCATACCCTTGCAGACTCGGTGATATGATCCCACGGTTTGGTCGCTCTATTCCTGAGCTTAGCCTCATTTTATCAGAGGTCACCGATTTTATTGTGAATACACATGGTCATCTGCTACTTGACTTGAATCAACCCTGGTTACAGCCATTCCAATTGGAGTCGTTTGCTCGGGCAATCAGCCGAAAAGGTGCTGCGCTGGACAACTGTTGGGGTTTTGTTGATGGCACTGTAAGACCCATCTGCCGTCCAGGGGAGCACCAAAGAATAATGTATAATGGCCACAAAAGAGTTCATGGTATTAAATTCCAGTCCGTGGTGGCGCCAAATGGCCTAATAGCCAACCTGTTTGGTCCAGTCGGTAagtgcttttttattgtttgaccCACTGGATCACTTGAAGATCCCCATACATGTACTATAGTTTCTttcataaaatattttgaaagtcTTTATTAATGTCAATGTTAAAATTGGTTACATTAGattttgcattatttttaatCTAGAAATTTGATGTTGCGACCCCATGATTTGTGCAGGTTTTCTAATTGgctgtttgaaaatattttgacttACCTAGTAACAATACTGTAAACAGTGCCCCACAGTGCATAGCATGTACATACTACTACTATAAAAGAGAGCTTATTTTACAGCCATTCATTTTTCACACTATGTAATTTCTCTTTCACATATACTTGGTCTGAGTCTCTATCTGTTACATTGCAAATGAACTTATCTTTGTGCGCCAACCATAGTTTGTTAGTACTGTGTACTATTaggaactttttttcttcctttttttgcaCATAAAAAGACATGTGTATTGAAGAACTAACATACTTTTTCACATTTCCAGTACAAGACTTAGAATTTCACAATATTCTCATTcgtaaaaatattattctccCTCTACAACAACATGCTTATGTTTTAGAATGCCACAGCTAAATATAAAATTGTTTCACAATGAATTTAACAAATGTTAAATTTTCTTACACATACAGAGGGAAAGAGGCATGATGCGAGGATGCTACAGATGTCAGGGTTACTGCACCAACTTCAGCAATACTCTGTTGATCAAGCACGGCAGCCACTTTGCATCTATGGGGATCCTGTTTACCCTCTCAGAGTTCAGCTACAGGCACCATACAAACATGCTCACCTCACAGCCGACCAAGAGGCCTTCAATTCTTCAATGAGCAAAGTTCGATCGGCTGTTGAGTGGGTGTTTGGGGACATTGTCTCTTATTTTGCCTTTCTGGATTTCAAAAAGAATCTCAAGATGGGACTTAGTCCAGTTGGTACAATGTATGCTGCCTGTGCTCTTCTACGGAATGCTCATACATGTTTATACAGCTCTATGTCTAGCTCTTTTTTTGACCTAGAGCCACCTACTATTCAAGAGTACTTTCAagtttaatgaaaataattatattgtaTTGTCAAAATTTTGGTCCCTGCTCATCCCCTGCTACTCTGGTAGCAAAGGTTTCTTTGGGCTATTCCATTTTTGTTCCCCTCATATCAAAGAGCCAGAAAGAGTCTTTTATTTTGACTCTGGATTTCCTTAGGGGTCTTCAGTTTTGAACCTGGTTTTCCACAGGGGGCTTTGATTTCGACTATAGATTTCTATATGTTTGCTAGAGTCTTGATTAGCAATAGGGTGCATAAATTTATCTGACATTTCCACAAGGGTAACATGAGAGATTCTAGATTTCCACTGTGGTAGAGCAAAGTTCCTCGATTGGGGGATTACAAATTTTAAATGGAATATGGCACTTTCTGTCAGTCTTTTATTAGCTAGCTGCTAGTTTCTGTTTTTAATTCTATCCAAAGCTCATTGGGCTTAAAAGTGCTagtttctatttttttgttatttgtcgAATATGAAGGAGCCAATTATATTAATTATACGAGGCTTGTTAAGACAGATTCTTTTAGTGTTTAAAGCAACTTGTGGCAAAAAATCTGGTTACTTAGAAAGTACCAAACCTATTGGCTTTATTTGGCAACTTTTGAAAGGTTTGCatataaaaagaaactttTGTTTCCTTGATGGCAGCCTAGGAAAATCAATTCCTTTAGGTGGTGAACTTTAATTTTTCGGCTTCCATGAATATTTCTTGGGAGGACTAACCAAAGTAAATGCTGACCTATAGTTCTTTCAAAGTAAATTAAAACTAAGCCAGGGGGTTGTCAACGTTCGAGTATATAGATTTTTGATTGCTACAGGTattctataaaataaaacactttTAGATTCTTGTGGAGTGAGAGAGTTGATACTTGCTTGATACATGCCTCTCAAAACCCTCAGATGATAGAGTACAGGCCACATGCTACCTGTATGCAAGTATTTTCACCTCTATCCCATGTCCAGAGCTGAAGTGGGCACTACACAAGAGGGTGGCTATCTTGAAAAGTATCTGGCCTTATATCCATCTTTTAAGTGATTTCATAAATTATGTATTCATATCCCTCACATGGAAGAGATGCAAGTCACAAATACAGTTTGAATGGGTTTAATTGATTtttctaccccccccccctcccctgtatTTTCTAAAGCCTTTTCTGTTGAGGAGGTGTGGATTTTTCCTGGGAACAGATGCCACATGGAATTTGACTGCTTTTGTTGTCTGTTGTTGAACAAACACAACTTTGACCCATGAATAATAAATGTAGCCCACTTTGTAGAAAATATGATTTAACTTTATTTTCCAAAGAATCTACTCTATAAAGAGTTTGGCACCAAGCAGATTGCTGAAGTGTTCAGTAGAGAAGTACTTGAACTCTGCTATAAAATGTCAGCAATTGACTATCAATATAatttataaaagaaacattaaaaaaacatgacattaTTGCAGAGATGCTGTTAACAATAGTAGGTCTTTGCATTTTTAACAGCATTCAGCATCTCTGTTAGGACATTCATCATGGCCATATTCATggcttgttgttgctgttgctgttgcatATGCATCTGCTGTGcctgttgttgctgctggaGCAGGAAGCCATGGAAATGCTGCTGTTGCTTTAATTCATTTTCTCTGATTTCCAGCTCTCTTGCCCTCTCCTGACTACGTACTGCTATGCTCTGCTCCATTAATTGCACCAAACTTTGCTGTGTCTTTCTCTTTGGTTGGTCTTCTTCGCCCTTGTCTTCGCCACTCTCTTTTCTCTTCTTGGTTGCACTTAATCTCTCTGTTGCCTTCTTCCTCATATCTTCTGCCATAACCTTCTCGTCATCCACCCTCTCTTTCCTTTCCCTTTCCCAGTCCTCTATAAGCTCGTTGTAGTCTGTAAGCATCTGGTGCTTTTCATCGTACATCACCTCTCCCCCACTGTCTCTCTTCTCcttcttctctttttttaaaaagtcttCATGCAGACTATTAAACCTCTTTCTCACCGACCTTTGAGTGACCTTAAACCCatggttttcttttaaattgaGGGCGATTTTGTCCCACTTCTGTCCTCTCTCTTTTGATGCGTAAGGATGCTTGTGAGGCTCCTCCGCAATAACCTCTTTCAGAAGTGAGACATCGCTGTCAAATTTCCATATAAAGAGCTCTCTTTTTTCCGCCACTTTTTTATCCTCAGACATTTTGTACTGTAAAAAATCAAGATTGAGTCTATTAAGCGTCTGAATTTAGTCAATTACAGAAAATTACGAGTACTTAGGCTTATAGTAAAAAAGATGAAGTTTGTTTACATTGCAGTGTTACGGTGGCAAATGCTCACTGTTATCAAACATGTTGGGAACAATAAAAACGAAAAATGTGGGCGTGAAAAAAACTTAAGCGAAACTTTCAGCCCTTAGTTAGCCctccaaatatatattttctgaAAATGATCGTTAGGGTAACTGAATTATGCAAATTTTATCGTAAATGAAGAATCAAAACAATACGAGAAAAGCAACAAAGGGAAGACCGCGAAGTTTCAGCCGCTTTATTTGTATCTCAAAAAACGATAGATATGCATCTTCTTTTTACAGAGTTGCTTGAATTCTTTATCACATTTACCTTTCACAACACTGTCAATATTTCCTATAGACTTTTGATGAACAGAAtgatttgcaaaaataaaaaacataccTTGAACAAACTGGTCCCGTGAGTACCACTTTGCTGTGTAAACTTGTCGTCGCCCACTCGAGGGCGACCAGTTTTGACAGTAGCGTGACCGTGACAGGccatctgcgcatgcgcacacaACGCGCGAGCTAAAACTCGTCCTGGTCGTGGACCTGGTTCTCGGATCTAAAGGTCTCTACTACCCCTCGGCGCGGGAACTGTACCCGACGCGTCAGCCGAAACCTGCCCGACTAAAGAATAACACATGATTTCGAATCAGTCATTATCGTGCATATAGTGCAGACGTCTTTGAGTTGTGCAGTTGCATCGGTGATGCAATAAAAGTAAATTAGCACCACGGAGCAtacatgctcgaggatccagcgtactttgcgggcccTCCCAAATCAAAATTATTCTGACGGAATTAAATACAGTACAAGTAAACACTGCTGTGCTGTGATTGGGCCTTTTTTCACACCTAAAAAAAGGCCTATCACAGCACAGCAGCTCCCAGCGTTTTGAAActcaaaattgtaaaactCTTCTCATTGTTCTCAATAAAAGTTATGGGAAGGAGACCTGACGGAGCCTTCATAGGAAAGCGCAATAGCATATATAACTTGGCAAGATATGATaacgaaaaaaatacaaataaaatataataataaaaagttatGAAATCATAATGAATAATATGAAAAGTCCTAGCATTCTCGCTTTCTGCACGGCCCCTGCCCTATGCATGACGGGTCGATAGAAGAACACCGACAACATAGAAAACTCTGCACATACCGTATCCACTCGAATATGCACCCGGCGCGTATCGAATTTCGACTCTCAGACGGGGTGCTTATTCGGGGTAGGCGCTTTTATGAGGAAAGCGCTTATTTAAAACGCAGtagctatatgcccgacagtcgggaaaggtcctcgATGGAAACTcgatggactaaatgcccaaCACTTTTCAATTTATTGAAATAAGCTCCTAAATTTTCAGCCTAGTGAGTTTAAATTACCCAatatttgtttagaaagggcaagcgaTTCTGAATGCTTGTATACACCATAAAATTGACATTTAAGTGACACTTGAATTTTATCTGCTACAATAACACAGTCGGAAAGGTGTTAAGAGTGTATACAAGCAAGATTCAACTCCAACaaaaagctcaattcagatCAGCTGTACCTTTCCAAACtaatatagaatactttgaactcacaaTGTTGACAATTTATCGTAATATTTTAGCGAATTGAGAACTGGCGACATTTAGCAGCATGTTAGAAAATTCCGAAGTGTCACTAAAATTACGATTTTATAGTGTACACAGACAACAgaacaggggcgtagccagggggtggccaagggggcccgcccccctccccttctagaagccaaaaatacagtaaatgtattaGACATTGTCTGaaacacaggagaaaatgccttgaaagggccttgcCGCAGCagaaaacattcaataccGACCCCAAAGCTCAACTCAGATTGACTTGCCCTTTTCTCTACAAGTATAGAATGCTTTGAACTCAGTAGGTCCACATTTTActgggttatttgaataaaaaaaagcccaatgtttttattcatttaataTCAATTTTATACTACTACaacagtttcttttttctatcaTTATTACAACTTGAGAAAGCTTTTTCAATCaacttttaatttttctttcttgtccTGAGGCTATGTACTCCAGTGCTTTCTTACTACATGTATGATAGTCATTTACTCAGTTACATAAAAcctggggggggagggggcgctcgggggaggcgcttattcgaataACTACGGTACTGAACATATAATTCCGTAgataatggtaatgatgatagtaatgatgatggtaaggTTGATGATGTCGATTATggcgatggtggtgataataatgatgatgctaGATTTAGTATAAAAAGTACTAAAGAAAATAGTGCTCACAAGGAAACATAAATCAATTCTATTTCGATTTGTCGAAGGTCTGAATTATTTAGgtaaaatacagtaaacaaaTAAGTAACGTCAGGAAGGAATGTTCACATCATATTCACATCAAAACACGAGCCCGCGATGCCCACCCTTGTCTGATCAGCAAACTGTACCATACAGCGCCTGGCCTTGCAGAAGATGGCGACGATCACTTGAAGATATCACTCTATCCATGGTCCATTTTCTCCTTCTTTTCGACTTTCTGCATCCTGGTTATGTGACAAGCAACAACCTCTACACCTCCTACAACTCTTTTGGTATTACACGCTTCTCGAATGCTGCGTTTTTCGCGAAAATCGTCAGGTAAACTTTTGACTCAGAATTCGTGTTTTGCTTCTTTCCTGTGGAATTGAAGTGATTGATTGCTGAATCGGCGCCTTCTTTGCTAGTGAGATCTTCTTTATTGGTTCAGATGGTCATATTTCAGTATTTGTAAGCTTTTGATAAGTGATTTCTCCCTGGAAACGTAAAGGTGTAATCAGCAACATCGAACTGAGATGGACAGAAAAAAATCCCCGTGAAATgtgatgaaaaaatgaaaaggatTTGCAGACAAGTTAGTTAATTTTTAGGATATATTTGGTTAATTAGATAATTATAAAGTTTTTGTGCTCTTTGTTTTATACTGGATATGAGTACTATAGAAAGAGTAAATCTAGGGGTGCCTGAAGGCCGATCATTTTTCAGATTTCTTATCAGAAAAAGAGAAGCTGAAATAAGTTGTCAACATATTTACAATGTACCGTCGATGAATTTAAATTATTCCTTTACCGATTCCTAATTAGAAGAGGGCAAAAAGGATTTGAAATGGGTTTAATAGAACTATCAAGTATTTCGCTTTGGCTGAATTGTCACTGTTTTATTATAATCAAGAGCTGTTTACAAGCTTCAAAATATTGTAGCATCACAGCACAGAAACATTACAAATATTGTTGGGGCACAGCCATGGACCTACTGGTCGTtttttattatacattttaaGACTATTGGGAGGGGAGCACATGCCTGTAGTGTCTCACCTGCTGCTACCCCAATGTTATTTCTGGTCTGATGTGATTAACGAATTGGATAACCCACACATATGCAATTTTGTTCAATTGAAATGTACATTG from the Nematostella vectensis chromosome 4, jaNemVect1.1, whole genome shotgun sequence genome contains:
- the LOC125561985 gene encoding golgin subfamily A member 6-like protein 22 gives rise to the protein MACHGHATVKTGRPRVGDDKFTQQSGTHGTSLFKYKMSEDKKVAEKRELFIWKFDSDVSLLKEVIAEEPHKHPYASKERGQKWDKIALNLKENHGFKVTQRSVRKRFNSLHEDFLKKEKKEKRDSGGEVMYDEKHQMLTDYNELIEDWERERKERVDDEKVMAEDMRKKATERLSATKKRKESGEDKGEEDQPKRKTQQSLVQLMEQSIAVRSQERARELEIRENELKQQQHFHGFLLQQQQQAQQMHMQQQQQQQAMNMAMMNVLTEMLNAVKNAKTYYC
- the LOC125561986 gene encoding uncharacterized protein LOC125561986, which produces MFLRRFAYPCRLGDMIPRFGRSIPELSLILSEVTDFIVNTHGHLLLDLNQPWLQPFQLESFARAISRKGAALDNCWGFVDGTVRPICRPGEHQRIMYNGHKRVHGIKFQSVVAPNGLIANLFGPVEGKRHDARMLQMSGLLHQLQQYSVDQARQPLCIYGDPVYPLRVQLQAPYKHAHLTADQEAFNSSMSKVRSAVEWVFGDIVSYFAFLDFKKNLKMGLSPVGTMYAACALLRNAHTCLYSSMSSSFFDLEPPTIQEYFQV
- the LOC5506572 gene encoding LHFPL tetraspan subfamily member 6 protein codes for the protein MSCVSVLWTVLSVLFTGACSLAIISPFWFERVPDPDDVSSDNSSFVAFGLLRFCIKRNLESILEMDEWSDFKNCKFYSSFHGIPSLFWKFSVVLYGIGVLLLLVAILLAHISCCFKKVCKRSVFGVAGVVQISAVIFLVISLVMFPLGFKSQFVSQHCGLTDMFNPGQCSISWAYTLAIMSTGLLMLCPVMARHLMVTTPMAKATVV